One segment of Flammeovirga agarivorans DNA contains the following:
- a CDS encoding aldose 1-epimerase family protein, with the protein MSKLVTLENANLSVQISRNGAELHSVYHKQHQQEYLWQGDKEVWGRHAPVLFPIVGQVEDGFYEVDDVKYKLPQHGFARDMEHKLITQDELRCIFELKFDHSTMEKYPYKFVFRTIYEIKGSKLSITYQVDNMDMEDIYFSVGAHPGFNTNFIPNTSFEDYVIEFSEKEPFERLLLDNGLRSGAIEHDALKGEHILPLTFETFKDDALIFDHFKSEYLDIYAKHYEDRRLRIGFKDWPLLGIWTPYQKRADFVCIEPWYGVADLRDENHDFKEKYANQVLHKEETFSATFTVEIIDNED; encoded by the coding sequence ATGAGTAAATTAGTAACCTTAGAGAACGCAAATTTATCGGTTCAAATTTCAAGAAATGGAGCAGAATTGCACTCTGTATATCATAAACAACATCAGCAAGAATATTTATGGCAGGGAGATAAGGAAGTTTGGGGTAGACATGCACCAGTTCTTTTTCCAATTGTTGGTCAGGTTGAAGATGGATTCTATGAGGTCGATGATGTAAAATATAAATTACCTCAACATGGTTTTGCTCGTGATATGGAGCATAAGTTGATTACTCAAGACGAATTAAGGTGTATTTTTGAACTAAAGTTTGACCATTCTACAATGGAAAAATATCCTTACAAGTTTGTATTCAGAACAATATATGAGATAAAAGGAAGTAAACTATCCATCACCTATCAAGTGGATAATATGGATATGGAAGATATCTATTTTTCTGTAGGTGCCCATCCTGGTTTCAATACCAATTTTATCCCGAATACTAGTTTTGAGGATTATGTAATTGAATTTTCTGAAAAAGAACCTTTCGAGAGATTATTATTAGATAACGGTTTAAGAAGTGGAGCCATTGAACATGATGCATTAAAAGGTGAACATATTCTTCCATTAACGTTTGAAACTTTTAAAGATGATGCATTAATCTTTGACCATTTCAAATCTGAATATTTAGATATTTATGCCAAGCATTATGAAGATAGAAGATTAAGAATTGGTTTTAAAGACTGGCCATTGTTAGGTATTTGGACCCCGTATCAAAAGAGAGCTGATTTTGTATGTATTGAACCTTGGTATGGTGTAGCAGATCTTAGAGATGAGAACCATGACTTTAAAGAAAAATATGCTAATCAGGTATTACATAAGGAAGAGACATTCTCAGCTACTTTCACTGTAGAGATCATAGATAATGAAGATTAG
- the metH gene encoding methionine synthase: protein MSEKLQELAKERVLILDGAMGTMIQRHKLGEDDYRGERYKDHPCDVKGNNDMLSITQPNIIRDIHKQYFEAGCDIVETNTFSGTTIAMADYEMESEVYELNYASAKLAKEAALEFTEKEPHKPRFVAGAIGPTNRTASISPDVNDPGYRAVTFDDLVEAYYLQVQGLAEGGVDTILIETVFDTLNCKAALFAADKYFTDVENGNVTPAAPKGREEEFPNQYKGKRLPLMVSGTITDASGRTLSGQVVEAFWNSIRHADLFSVGLNCALGADLLRPYIQELSRVADVNVSAYPNAGLPNEFGEYDQTSEEMSDILKSFDGLVNIVGGCCGTTPDHIAGIAKTFSQAKVREVTKKEPYQRLSGLEPVTIKPDSIFVNVGERANVTGSAKFRRLIENGEFEEAIEVVRHQVEGGAQVIDVNMDEGMLDSKECMTRFLNLIASEPDIAKLPIMVDSSKWEIIEAGLKTLQGKGIVNSISLKEGEEDFIQKATLIKKYGAAAVVMAFDEEGQADNFERRKEICSRSYDILVNKVGFPPQDIIFDPNILAVATGIEEHNNYAVDFFKGTQWIKENLPHALVSGGVSNISFSFRGNNAVREAMHSVFLYHAGKAGMDMGIVNPGMLEVYEEIPKDLLEHVEDVLLNRREDATERLVDFAETVKSKGKKKEVDLSWREKTVEERLSHALVKGLVEFVEEDVEEARQKFDRPIEVIEGPLMDGMNVVGDLFGEGKMFLPQVVKSARVMKKAVAILIPYIEEEKAKNPELSASSSAGKILMATVKGDVHDIGKNIVSVVLSCNNFEIIDLGVMVPLDKIIRTAVEEKVDVIGLSGLITPSLDEMVYVAEELERQELNIPVLIGGATTSRVHTAVKIDPQYSGSVVHVLDASKSVPIASAYTSENKEYREEVIQEFKEEYAVLRETHAKRQGAKKLISLEDARNNKVDIDWATTPITKPSFLGKKVFENYDLEEIAKYMDWTPFFQTWELAGRFPAILKDEIVGKQASDLYDDAKAMLKNIIDNKLLQANAVIGFFPANSINDDDIALYDFKEEDVELPDAEHHHSLFYREDRTNQVGTLCHLRQQNKKAASKPNFCLSDFVAPVESGRNDYIGAFAVTAGIGLDKLVAKYEADLDDYNSIMVKALADRLAEAFTELMHEKVRKEIWGYAKDEIFNNEDLIDEKYEGIRPAPGYPACPDHTEKDKLFEMLDVTNSIGVELTESYAMTPAAAVSGWYFGNKESRYFGLGKINEDQLKDYAERVGRPEHEMRRWLGTVLL, encoded by the coding sequence ATGTCAGAAAAACTCCAGGAGTTAGCAAAAGAACGAGTGTTGATTTTGGACGGTGCCATGGGTACTATGATCCAAAGACACAAATTAGGTGAGGATGATTACAGAGGCGAGCGTTACAAAGATCACCCATGTGACGTTAAAGGTAATAATGATATGTTATCTATTACTCAGCCGAATATTATCAGAGATATTCATAAACAGTATTTTGAAGCAGGTTGTGATATCGTAGAAACTAATACATTTAGTGGTACTACAATCGCAATGGCCGACTATGAAATGGAAAGCGAAGTTTACGAGTTAAACTATGCGTCTGCGAAGTTGGCAAAAGAAGCTGCATTAGAATTTACTGAGAAGGAACCTCACAAACCTCGTTTTGTAGCTGGAGCCATTGGTCCTACCAACCGTACTGCTTCAATTTCACCAGATGTAAATGATCCTGGTTATAGAGCCGTTACATTTGATGATCTTGTGGAGGCTTATTATTTACAAGTTCAAGGCTTAGCAGAAGGTGGTGTAGATACGATTCTTATCGAAACCGTTTTTGATACCTTAAACTGTAAAGCTGCACTGTTTGCAGCAGACAAATATTTTACGGATGTAGAAAATGGAAATGTTACTCCCGCTGCCCCAAAAGGTAGAGAAGAGGAATTTCCTAACCAATATAAAGGAAAGCGTCTGCCATTGATGGTATCTGGTACTATTACTGATGCTTCTGGTAGAACACTTTCAGGACAAGTAGTAGAGGCATTCTGGAACTCTATTAGACATGCCGATTTATTTAGTGTAGGTTTAAACTGTGCTTTGGGTGCAGATTTACTTCGTCCATATATTCAAGAGTTATCTAGGGTAGCGGACGTAAATGTTTCTGCATATCCTAATGCTGGTCTACCTAACGAATTTGGCGAATATGATCAGACATCAGAAGAAATGAGTGATATCTTAAAATCTTTTGATGGATTAGTTAATATCGTAGGTGGATGTTGTGGTACTACTCCAGATCATATTGCTGGTATTGCTAAAACATTTAGTCAAGCAAAAGTTAGAGAGGTTACTAAAAAAGAACCTTATCAAAGACTTAGTGGTTTAGAACCTGTAACGATCAAGCCAGATAGTATCTTTGTCAATGTAGGTGAAAGAGCCAACGTAACCGGTTCAGCAAAATTCCGTCGATTAATTGAAAACGGAGAGTTTGAGGAAGCGATTGAAGTAGTAAGACACCAAGTGGAAGGTGGTGCTCAAGTGATCGACGTCAATATGGACGAAGGAATGTTAGACTCTAAGGAGTGTATGACACGTTTCTTAAACCTTATTGCTTCTGAACCAGATATCGCTAAGCTTCCAATCATGGTCGACTCATCTAAATGGGAGATTATTGAAGCAGGCTTAAAGACGTTGCAAGGTAAAGGTATTGTTAACTCGATTTCACTTAAAGAAGGAGAGGAAGATTTTATTCAAAAAGCAACACTCATTAAAAAGTATGGTGCAGCTGCTGTTGTTATGGCTTTTGATGAAGAAGGACAAGCAGATAACTTCGAAAGAAGAAAAGAAATCTGTTCTCGTTCTTATGATATCCTAGTAAACAAAGTAGGGTTCCCTCCACAAGATATCATCTTTGATCCTAACATTTTAGCGGTTGCCACAGGTATCGAAGAGCATAATAATTATGCTGTAGATTTCTTTAAAGGTACGCAGTGGATCAAAGAAAATTTACCACATGCATTAGTAAGTGGTGGTGTATCTAATATCTCTTTCTCTTTCAGAGGTAATAATGCTGTTAGGGAAGCCATGCACTCAGTCTTTTTATATCATGCAGGTAAAGCAGGTATGGATATGGGTATTGTAAACCCAGGTATGCTTGAGGTGTATGAAGAGATTCCAAAAGACTTATTAGAACATGTTGAAGATGTTCTTTTAAATAGAAGAGAAGATGCTACTGAACGTTTAGTTGATTTCGCAGAAACTGTAAAATCAAAGGGTAAGAAAAAAGAGGTAGACCTTTCTTGGAGAGAGAAAACAGTTGAGGAAAGACTTTCTCATGCCCTTGTAAAAGGTTTAGTAGAATTTGTAGAAGAAGATGTTGAGGAAGCTCGCCAGAAGTTTGATCGTCCAATTGAAGTGATTGAAGGTCCTTTGATGGATGGTATGAATGTAGTAGGTGACCTATTTGGTGAAGGTAAAATGTTCCTTCCACAAGTAGTGAAATCTGCTCGTGTAATGAAGAAGGCAGTAGCGATTCTTATTCCATATATCGAGGAAGAAAAAGCAAAAAATCCAGAGTTGTCTGCATCCTCATCAGCAGGTAAAATTCTGATGGCAACTGTAAAAGGTGATGTACATGATATCGGAAAAAATATTGTAAGTGTTGTTTTATCTTGTAATAATTTCGAAATCATTGACTTAGGTGTAATGGTGCCTTTGGATAAGATTATAAGAACTGCCGTTGAAGAAAAAGTGGATGTTATCGGACTAAGTGGTTTGATTACACCATCTTTAGATGAAATGGTATACGTTGCTGAAGAACTAGAACGTCAGGAATTAAATATCCCGGTATTGATTGGTGGTGCTACGACTTCACGAGTCCATACTGCCGTTAAAATTGATCCACAATATTCAGGTTCTGTAGTTCACGTTTTAGATGCTTCGAAATCAGTGCCAATTGCTTCTGCTTATACATCTGAAAATAAAGAGTATAGAGAAGAAGTAATCCAAGAATTTAAAGAAGAATATGCAGTTTTAAGAGAAACTCACGCTAAACGTCAAGGGGCGAAAAAGCTAATTTCTCTTGAAGATGCTCGTAATAATAAAGTGGATATCGATTGGGCAACGACACCAATCACTAAACCATCATTCTTAGGTAAAAAAGTATTTGAGAATTATGATTTAGAAGAAATTGCAAAGTATATGGATTGGACGCCATTCTTCCAGACATGGGAATTGGCAGGCCGTTTCCCTGCGATCTTAAAAGATGAGATTGTGGGTAAGCAGGCATCAGATCTATATGATGATGCAAAGGCGATGTTGAAAAATATCATTGATAATAAATTACTTCAGGCCAATGCTGTTATTGGATTCTTCCCTGCAAATAGTATCAATGACGATGATATCGCTTTGTATGATTTTAAAGAAGAAGATGTAGAGTTACCAGATGCAGAACATCATCATTCGTTATTCTACAGAGAAGATCGTACAAATCAGGTAGGTACATTATGTCACTTGCGTCAACAGAATAAAAAAGCAGCAAGCAAGCCTAACTTCTGTTTAAGTGATTTTGTTGCTCCAGTAGAATCTGGTCGAAACGATTACATCGGTGCTTTTGCAGTAACTGCAGGTATTGGATTGGACAAATTAGTTGCTAAATATGAAGCGGATTTGGACGATTATAACAGTATCATGGTAAAAGCCTTAGCCGATCGTTTAGCAGAAGCCTTTACAGAATTAATGCATGAAAAAGTGCGTAAGGAAATTTGGGGTTATGCAAAAGATGAAATCTTTAATAATGAAGATTTAATCGATGAAAAATACGAAGGTATTCGTCCTGCACCTGGTTATCCAGCTTGTCCTGATCATACAGAAAAAGACAAGTTATTTGAGATGTTGGATGTAACAAATTCAATTGGAGTAGAATTAACAGAAAGTTATGCAATGACTCCGGCTGCTGCTGTTTCAGGCTGGTACTTTGGTAACAAAGAATCTCGTTACTTTGGTTTAGGAAAAATCAATGAGGATCAACTTAAAGATTATGCTGAAAGAGTAGGCAGACCTGAACACGAAATGAGACGTTGGTTAGGCACCGTTCTTTTATAA
- a CDS encoding SusC/RagA family TonB-linked outer membrane protein, translating into MKRLLQLFSLLAILSLATLTSTYAQERNLTGIIYDETNSPMPGVNVIVTGTTTGTTTNFEGKFSLNVPESAETLTFSYIGYFDQSIAIGNTSNFSISMKVDAEQLEEVVIVGYGQMEKKDVTGAMSSVKSEDFNQGVLTSPDQLIQGKIAGVQMTPSSGEPGAGVNIRVRGGTSLTASNEPLYVIDGFPIDNTASDPGTAGVYSASASKNPLASINPADIESFDILKDASATAIYGARGANGVIIITTKKGKEGQAKVNYDAYVGISNIAKKLDVLTASEYRAATQAEGSTPLDLDANTDWQEVMTRQAITQNHNLGVSGGTANTQYRFSVNYLNQDGIMINSGMERIGGRMNITQKLSKKVTLGANMMGSFTKNNNLPYGVGGALDGGVINNMIRMSPLLPQDYSSPNLLEKNPYIMANSVRDFTNTQRVLGNAYVEAEFVEGLTGKINIGGDITSAKRNAYLPGSIEWVGEGNGSADVRNNFLHNVLLEGTLNYTKTFGDVKLNALAGYTFQEFGREYNGANATGFQIDDIAEYNLNAASGDNILVDSYKESSKLISWIGRANLSFKDKYVFTGTMRVDGSSRFGDNNKWGVFPSVSGAWRISEELFLSGSDVLSDLKLRAGWGITGSQEIGNYRSLPTLSGDKSYGAVGIGAGVTYDNYANPDLKWEETSQLNIGLDFEFFNGILFGTIDAYQKHTKDLLLELQAPQPAPVDVYLQNVGELKNHGIEISLNTVNFSKDNFTWQTGVVAAFNKNEVENIGDYEEIFTGAVGGRGQVGQFAQVIKPGLPYGTFYGPRFEGLDESGNAIESEESYVLGQALPKWTLGINNSMTFGRFDLNFFFNGSFGHQVFNNTALEFSSTNDLYGDQSTYNVMKSAAEEDIRATKYNSKFIEDASFLRLSNMTLGYTFNMSNVKSVSRLRLYVSGQNLFVITNYSGYDPEVNAPAGGSQVPPIGIDYNNYPAARTFMGGVSVEF; encoded by the coding sequence ATGAAAAGATTATTACAACTCTTCAGTCTGTTGGCGATTCTGTCGTTAGCAACACTGACTTCTACGTATGCTCAAGAACGAAACCTGACGGGTATTATCTATGATGAAACGAATTCCCCAATGCCTGGAGTAAACGTTATTGTAACAGGAACTACAACCGGAACTACAACCAATTTTGAAGGAAAATTCTCACTAAATGTCCCTGAAAGTGCAGAAACATTAACGTTTAGTTATATTGGTTATTTTGACCAATCAATCGCTATTGGAAACACTTCCAACTTCAGTATTTCAATGAAAGTAGATGCTGAACAACTTGAAGAAGTGGTGATAGTTGGATACGGCCAAATGGAAAAGAAAGATGTTACCGGTGCAATGTCATCTGTGAAATCAGAAGATTTTAACCAAGGTGTACTTACATCACCAGATCAATTGATCCAAGGTAAAATTGCTGGTGTACAGATGACGCCTTCTTCTGGTGAACCAGGTGCAGGTGTAAACATTAGAGTTAGAGGTGGTACATCACTTACTGCATCCAATGAGCCTTTGTATGTTATTGATGGTTTCCCTATTGATAATACTGCCTCAGATCCTGGTACAGCAGGAGTATACTCTGCATCTGCTTCAAAAAACCCTTTAGCATCTATCAACCCTGCGGATATTGAATCTTTTGATATCCTAAAGGATGCTTCTGCAACAGCAATTTATGGTGCCAGAGGTGCAAATGGTGTTATTATTATTACAACAAAGAAGGGTAAAGAAGGACAAGCCAAAGTCAATTACGATGCATATGTGGGTATCTCAAACATCGCTAAAAAGCTAGATGTGCTTACTGCATCAGAATACAGAGCAGCCACACAAGCTGAAGGTTCAACTCCTTTAGATTTAGATGCTAATACAGATTGGCAAGAAGTAATGACAAGACAAGCTATCACTCAAAATCACAACTTAGGGGTTTCTGGTGGTACGGCCAATACTCAGTATAGATTCTCAGTAAACTATCTTAACCAAGATGGTATCATGATTAACTCTGGTATGGAAAGAATTGGAGGTAGAATGAACATCACACAAAAGCTATCTAAGAAAGTAACATTAGGTGCTAATATGATGGGTTCATTTACAAAGAACAACAACTTGCCTTATGGTGTGGGTGGTGCTCTTGATGGAGGTGTTATCAACAACATGATCCGTATGTCTCCACTATTACCTCAAGACTATTCGTCACCTAACTTACTAGAGAAAAACCCATACATCATGGCGAATTCTGTACGTGATTTCACAAATACACAAAGAGTTTTAGGTAACGCTTACGTTGAGGCTGAATTTGTTGAAGGATTAACAGGTAAAATTAATATCGGTGGAGATATTACTTCTGCAAAACGTAACGCATACCTTCCAGGTAGTATTGAGTGGGTTGGTGAAGGAAATGGATCTGCTGATGTTAGAAACAACTTCTTACATAACGTACTATTAGAAGGTACTTTAAACTATACAAAGACTTTTGGTGATGTAAAATTAAATGCCTTAGCTGGTTATACTTTCCAAGAGTTTGGTAGAGAGTATAATGGAGCAAATGCTACTGGTTTCCAAATTGATGATATCGCTGAGTATAACTTAAATGCAGCAAGTGGTGATAATATTTTGGTGGATTCATACAAAGAGTCAAGCAAATTAATCTCATGGATTGGTAGAGCTAACTTAAGTTTTAAAGATAAATATGTCTTCACTGGTACAATGCGTGTCGATGGTTCATCTCGATTTGGTGATAATAACAAATGGGGTGTTTTCCCATCAGTTTCTGGTGCTTGGAGAATCTCTGAAGAATTATTCTTATCTGGAAGTGATGTATTAAGCGATTTAAAACTACGCGCTGGATGGGGTATCACAGGTTCTCAAGAAATAGGTAACTACCGTTCTCTTCCAACATTATCTGGAGATAAAAGCTATGGAGCTGTGGGGATTGGTGCTGGTGTAACGTATGACAACTATGCTAACCCAGATCTTAAATGGGAAGAAACTTCTCAGTTGAATATTGGTTTAGACTTTGAATTCTTCAATGGTATTTTATTCGGTACTATTGATGCTTATCAAAAACATACAAAAGACCTTTTATTAGAGTTACAAGCTCCTCAACCTGCTCCTGTTGATGTTTACCTTCAGAATGTTGGTGAATTGAAAAACCATGGTATCGAGATTTCATTAAACACGGTCAACTTCTCAAAAGATAACTTTACATGGCAAACTGGTGTGGTAGCGGCTTTCAATAAAAATGAAGTTGAAAACATCGGTGATTATGAAGAAATCTTTACTGGTGCTGTTGGTGGTCGTGGTCAAGTAGGTCAGTTTGCACAGGTGATTAAACCAGGTCTTCCATACGGTACTTTCTATGGTCCTCGTTTTGAAGGTTTAGATGAAAGTGGAAATGCTATTGAATCGGAAGAAAGCTATGTACTAGGACAAGCTTTACCAAAGTGGACATTAGGTATCAATAACTCAATGACTTTTGGAAGATTTGACCTTAACTTCTTCTTTAACGGATCGTTTGGTCATCAAGTCTTTAACAATACTGCACTTGAGTTCTCTTCTACAAATGACCTTTACGGAGACCAAAGTACTTATAACGTAATGAAATCTGCTGCTGAAGAAGATATCAGAGCGACAAAATACAACTCGAAATTTATCGAAGATGCATCTTTCTTAAGACTATCAAACATGACATTGGGTTACACATTCAATATGTCTAATGTAAAATCAGTGAGCCGTCTTAGATTATATGTTTCGGGACAAAATTTATTTGTGATCACTAACTACTCTGGTTACGATCCTGAGGTGAATGCACCTGCAGGTGGTAGCCAAGTGCCTCCTATTGGTATTGATTATAACAACTACCCTGCTGCTAGAACATTTATGGGTGGTGTATCAGTAGAATTCTAA
- a CDS encoding PCMD domain-containing protein produces the protein MKNIYKFIILLSLLFTSCIKNDVPYPYIFGEILSFQLEVQEGGAMISSDEQRIEVLVPFGTDITNLEIVDLTFTEDATITPSFNEVKDFSEEVRFTVSTYQDYEWTVHVIEADFNVNITSFSIEGQIAAEIDNMNRIVKVKIPFYLDKENLFIETFSYSPADAIVFPLPQDTHDFSEDVIFSFEGIEWTIQVDYDNDEERIGDQILYSDFNTWYYGGRKEDESNANRKFYLPGSTFDATPWRTGDVGAADLIIPTGVQTVFPYPSIEEYEYTILRTTSMLGVIAAGSLYTGEIQGSGLTNVITDFGIPFNDKPKSFTTSIQYLPKRFDQGMDACDVYVLLQVREGSGEDEKRYRLATGWYRTDTSMNEFQEISIPLLYGNHNDLAPYMMPSTNNDRMPEHGFAEVSKSPTHIIVVYSSSYDGANFNGGVGSELRVKEFQLNY, from the coding sequence ATGAAAAATATATATAAATTCATCATCTTATTATCATTACTTTTTACTTCATGTATCAAAAACGATGTGCCTTATCCTTACATCTTTGGAGAGATATTAAGCTTCCAATTGGAAGTTCAAGAAGGAGGTGCAATGATATCTTCTGACGAGCAACGAATTGAAGTATTGGTTCCTTTTGGGACAGATATCACTAACCTTGAAATTGTGGATCTCACTTTTACCGAAGATGCGACGATCACCCCTTCGTTTAATGAAGTGAAAGATTTTAGTGAAGAGGTTCGTTTTACTGTTTCTACTTATCAAGATTATGAGTGGACAGTCCATGTGATTGAAGCCGATTTTAATGTGAATATTACTTCTTTCAGTATAGAAGGACAGATTGCAGCTGAGATTGATAATATGAATAGAATAGTGAAGGTAAAAATTCCATTTTACCTTGATAAAGAAAATTTATTTATTGAGACCTTTAGCTATTCACCTGCAGATGCAATAGTTTTTCCTCTTCCCCAAGATACACATGATTTTTCCGAAGATGTTATCTTTTCTTTCGAGGGGATAGAATGGACGATTCAAGTAGATTATGACAATGATGAAGAAAGAATTGGTGACCAAATTCTATATTCAGATTTTAATACTTGGTATTATGGTGGTAGAAAAGAAGATGAAAGTAATGCCAATAGAAAATTCTATTTACCAGGTTCCACTTTTGATGCTACTCCGTGGCGAACAGGAGATGTAGGAGCTGCAGATCTAATTATCCCAACTGGAGTCCAAACAGTGTTCCCATATCCATCTATAGAAGAGTATGAATATACGATTTTGAGAACAACTTCTATGTTAGGTGTGATAGCCGCAGGATCATTATATACTGGAGAGATTCAAGGAAGTGGACTCACCAATGTGATCACAGATTTTGGGATTCCATTTAACGATAAACCGAAGAGTTTTACAACATCTATACAGTATTTACCAAAGCGTTTTGATCAAGGTATGGATGCCTGCGATGTGTATGTATTATTACAAGTAAGGGAAGGTAGTGGAGAGGATGAAAAACGATATCGTTTAGCGACTGGTTGGTATAGAACAGATACGAGTATGAATGAGTTTCAGGAAATTAGTATCCCACTTCTTTATGGAAATCATAATGATCTGGCTCCGTATATGATGCCAAGTACGAATAATGATAGAATGCCTGAACATGGGTTTGCAGAGGTCTCTAAATCACCGACACATATTATTGTGGTTTACTCTTCTAGTTATGATGGAGCAAATTTTAATGGAGGTGTTGGTAGCGAATTGAGGGTGAAAGAGTTTCAGCTTAATTATTAA
- a CDS encoding RagB/SusD family nutrient uptake outer membrane protein, whose product MIKNKWIKIFAVATLIGASACTNLEEKLYSSVTDEYFQDPENLPAAVAPVYASLRSFYHHENYWGFNQVASDETLVPSRGGDWYDGGKWLELNAHTWTSNHPHLPGLWNAPYTGIARANGLIESLAEFEQNDEIIKTQAEIRFLRAYYYFTLMDMFGNVPLVLVSQHNGDTPASSRPEVTEFVVSELEAVKDILDAEPEYGRVGQGAAYSLLAKIYLNAGVYFQDGSTVVAPTDAQLDKVIEYTTKVESMGYAVYPNYLETFNLGNEESNTDYIFYITYTADDPLGNHGNSWGVHYDTHKVKGVEWAVPSKWNGFSIMTDRYQSFNDNDLRKEQFYTEFEKVDGTIVQHEVELPLFDANKTQGVRLMKWEPDAGAVGVTWGGWSGNDFPIIRYADVLLMHAEALARKGNTGDAMAYINKLRTEGERFLGGAPEADAATHYAQLLADGKVENELDFILMERGWELCWEGVRRQDLIRHGKYLSAWQNKQMENDPDAFELRTSDDGNEYKFWLPSEGKASDGTHRLLFPIPPTQVAANPNLNQNDGY is encoded by the coding sequence ATGATAAAAAATAAATGGATTAAAATCTTTGCTGTTGCAACATTAATCGGTGCCTCAGCATGTACAAACTTAGAAGAGAAACTATATAGTTCTGTTACAGATGAGTATTTCCAAGACCCAGAAAATTTACCTGCAGCTGTTGCCCCTGTATATGCTTCATTAAGAAGTTTCTATCACCATGAAAATTACTGGGGTTTCAACCAAGTTGCTTCAGATGAAACACTAGTTCCATCAAGAGGTGGTGACTGGTATGACGGTGGTAAATGGTTAGAGCTCAATGCTCATACATGGACGTCTAATCACCCCCATTTACCTGGTTTATGGAATGCTCCATATACAGGTATTGCAAGAGCAAATGGATTAATAGAATCACTTGCAGAGTTTGAACAAAATGATGAAATAATTAAAACTCAAGCTGAAATAAGATTCTTGAGAGCTTATTACTATTTCACATTAATGGATATGTTTGGTAATGTGCCATTAGTTCTTGTTTCTCAACATAATGGTGATACTCCAGCAAGTTCAAGACCTGAAGTAACTGAGTTTGTTGTAAGTGAATTAGAAGCTGTAAAAGATATTCTTGATGCTGAACCAGAATATGGTAGAGTGGGTCAAGGTGCGGCTTATTCTTTATTGGCTAAAATTTATCTTAATGCAGGTGTTTATTTCCAAGATGGTTCCACTGTGGTTGCTCCTACTGATGCTCAATTGGACAAAGTGATTGAGTACACTACTAAAGTTGAAAGTATGGGATATGCTGTTTACCCCAACTACTTGGAAACATTTAACTTAGGTAACGAGGAAAGTAACACTGATTATATTTTCTATATCACATATACTGCTGATGACCCTCTTGGAAACCACGGTAACTCTTGGGGTGTTCACTATGACACTCACAAAGTAAAAGGAGTAGAATGGGCAGTTCCTTCGAAATGGAATGGTTTCTCAATCATGACTGATAGATATCAATCTTTCAATGATAATGATTTACGTAAAGAACAATTCTATACGGAATTCGAGAAAGTGGATGGTACTATCGTTCAACATGAAGTGGAATTACCATTATTTGATGCCAACAAAACGCAAGGTGTTCGATTAATGAAATGGGAACCCGATGCAGGTGCTGTTGGAGTTACTTGGGGTGGATGGTCAGGAAATGACTTCCCTATTATCCGTTATGCAGATGTTCTACTTATGCATGCTGAAGCATTGGCAAGAAAAGGCAATACTGGTGATGCTATGGCCTATATCAATAAGTTAAGAACAGAAGGTGAAAGATTTTTGGGCGGTGCTCCTGAAGCAGATGCTGCTACTCATTATGCACAACTATTGGCTGATGGTAAAGTAGAAAATGAGCTTGATTTCATCTTAATGGAAAGAGGATGGGAACTTTGCTGGGAAGGTGTCCGTCGTCAGGACCTTATTCGACATGGCAAATACCTAAGTGCGTGGCAAAACAAGCAAATGGAAAATGATCCAGATGCATTTGAATTAAGAACGAGTGATGATGGTAATGAATATAAATTCTGGTTACCTAGTGAAGGTAAAGCTTCTGATGGTACCCACCGTTTATTATTCCCGATTCCACCTACACAAGTCGCTGCGAATCCAAACTTAAATCAAAATGACGGTTATTAA